The following coding sequences are from one Melanotaenia boesemani isolate fMelBoe1 chromosome 19, fMelBoe1.pri, whole genome shotgun sequence window:
- the rabepk gene encoding rab9 effector protein with kelch motifs isoform X1 produces MEFVPVLDQSHKPRERLWYSLRPSGSAPGVSVGHTCMFIPSRDGGLGRILIVGGANPNGSFSDSHTINLDNHAWETSKWKGLEARYEHCSFIPESCPQSLWVFGGAQQTGNRNSIQKVNLTEPSNLCILHPESEPCWKDVVVKGELPSPRTYHTNSACIGDKLYVFSGGEVGAVPVSDTKLHVFDTVSSTWSQPETQGRQPPARHGHIIVAVGSKIYIHGGMAGDKFHNDMYSIDSRSMKWEKIQTKGDIPPGVAAHSAVVLGTNIYSFGGMTADGATNSMYRFSTDKNRWTLMKFEGDMPSNRLDHSMCLLPWKLSGKGNEDGNQANSPVASETVHLAFVFGGMDTQGVIHNDCIVTVLK; encoded by the exons ATGGAGTTTGTCCCAGTGCTTGATCAATCACATAAACCTAGAGAAAGGCTGTG GTATTCTTTAAGGCCCAGCGGAAGTGCTCCAGGTGTTAGTGTGGGTCATACCTGCATGTTTATTCCATCTAGAGATGGAGGATTAGGGAGAATCCTTATTGTTGGGGGAGCAAACCCAAATGGCAGTTTCTCAGATTCCCACACGATAAATCtag ATAACCATGCATGGGAGACCTCAAAGTGGAAAGGATTGGAAGCAAGATATGAGCACTGCAGCTTTATTCCAGAGAGCTGCCCACAGAGCCTGTGGGTGTTTGGTGGGGCACAGCAGACGGGCAATCGCAACTCTATCCAGAAAGTAAACCTAACAG AACCTTCCAATCTGTGCATTTTGCATCCAGAGAGTGAGCCTTGCTGGAAGGATGTAGTGGTGAAAGGAGAGCTCCCTAGTCCCAGGACATACCACACCAATTCAGCCTGCATAGGGGACAAACTGTACGTCTTTTCTGGTGGAGAAGTGGGAGCTGTGCCTGTTTCAGACACAAAATTACATGTCTTTGATACAG TATCTTCCACTTGGTCTCAACCAGAAACACAAGGCAGACAACCACCAGCCAGACATGGCCACATTATTGTGGCTGTTGGCTCTAAAATCTACATTCATGGAGGCATGGCTGGAGACAAATTCCACAATGACATGTACTCCATAGACTCAA GAAGCATGAAATGGGAGAAAATACAGACCAAAGGAGATATCCCACCTGGAGTAGCAGCTCACTCAGCTGTTGTGCTGGGtacaaatatttattcatttggagGCATGACTGCAGATGGCGCCACCAACTCCATGTACAGATTTAGCACTG ACAAAAATAGATGGACATTAATGAAATTTGAAGGAGATATGCCATCAAACCGTCTTGACCACTCCATGTGTTTACTTCCATGGAAGCTGAGTGGTAAAGGAAATGAAGATGGCAACCAGGCCAACAGCCCAGTAGCCTCTGAAACTGTACATCTGGCATTTGTATTTGGAGGCATGGACACGCAAGGCGTCATACATAATGACTGCATTGTAACCGTTTTGAAGTGA
- the rabepk gene encoding rab9 effector protein with kelch motifs isoform X2 produces the protein MEFVPVLDQSHKPRERLWYSLRPSGSAPGVSVGHTCMFIPSRDGGLGRILIVGGANPNGSFSDSHTINLDNHAWETSKWKGLEARYEHCSFIPESCPQSLWVFGGAQQTGNRNSIQKVNLTESEPCWKDVVVKGELPSPRTYHTNSACIGDKLYVFSGGEVGAVPVSDTKLHVFDTVSSTWSQPETQGRQPPARHGHIIVAVGSKIYIHGGMAGDKFHNDMYSIDSRSMKWEKIQTKGDIPPGVAAHSAVVLGTNIYSFGGMTADGATNSMYRFSTDKNRWTLMKFEGDMPSNRLDHSMCLLPWKLSGKGNEDGNQANSPVASETVHLAFVFGGMDTQGVIHNDCIVTVLK, from the exons ATGGAGTTTGTCCCAGTGCTTGATCAATCACATAAACCTAGAGAAAGGCTGTG GTATTCTTTAAGGCCCAGCGGAAGTGCTCCAGGTGTTAGTGTGGGTCATACCTGCATGTTTATTCCATCTAGAGATGGAGGATTAGGGAGAATCCTTATTGTTGGGGGAGCAAACCCAAATGGCAGTTTCTCAGATTCCCACACGATAAATCtag ATAACCATGCATGGGAGACCTCAAAGTGGAAAGGATTGGAAGCAAGATATGAGCACTGCAGCTTTATTCCAGAGAGCTGCCCACAGAGCCTGTGGGTGTTTGGTGGGGCACAGCAGACGGGCAATCGCAACTCTATCCAGAAAGTAAACCTAACAG AGAGTGAGCCTTGCTGGAAGGATGTAGTGGTGAAAGGAGAGCTCCCTAGTCCCAGGACATACCACACCAATTCAGCCTGCATAGGGGACAAACTGTACGTCTTTTCTGGTGGAGAAGTGGGAGCTGTGCCTGTTTCAGACACAAAATTACATGTCTTTGATACAG TATCTTCCACTTGGTCTCAACCAGAAACACAAGGCAGACAACCACCAGCCAGACATGGCCACATTATTGTGGCTGTTGGCTCTAAAATCTACATTCATGGAGGCATGGCTGGAGACAAATTCCACAATGACATGTACTCCATAGACTCAA GAAGCATGAAATGGGAGAAAATACAGACCAAAGGAGATATCCCACCTGGAGTAGCAGCTCACTCAGCTGTTGTGCTGGGtacaaatatttattcatttggagGCATGACTGCAGATGGCGCCACCAACTCCATGTACAGATTTAGCACTG ACAAAAATAGATGGACATTAATGAAATTTGAAGGAGATATGCCATCAAACCGTCTTGACCACTCCATGTGTTTACTTCCATGGAAGCTGAGTGGTAAAGGAAATGAAGATGGCAACCAGGCCAACAGCCCAGTAGCCTCTGAAACTGTACATCTGGCATTTGTATTTGGAGGCATGGACACGCAAGGCGTCATACATAATGACTGCATTGTAACCGTTTTGAAGTGA
- the hspa5 gene encoding endoplasmic reticulum chaperone BiP, producing MKLLWVVMLLVGTAVADDDDKKENVGTVIGIDLGTTYSCVGVFKNGRVEIIANDQGNRITPSYVAFTSEGERLIGDAAKNQLTSNPENTVFDAKRLIGRTWGDSSVQQDIKYLPFKVTEKKSKPHIQVDIGGGQMKTFAPEEISAMVLTKMKETAEAYLGKKVTHAVVTVPAYFNDAQRQATKDAGTIAGLNVMRIINEPTAAAIAYGLDKRDGEKNILVFDLGGGTFDVSLLTIDNGVFEVVATNGDTHLGGEDFDQRVMEHFIKLYKKKTGKDVRKDNRAVQKLRREVEKAKRALSAQHQARIEIESFFEGEDFSETLTRAKFEELNMDLFRSTMKPVQKVLEDADLKKSDIDEIVLVGGSTRIPKIQQLVKEFFNGKEPSRGINPDEAVAYGAAVQAGVLSGEENTGDVVLLDVCPLTLGIETVGGVMTKLIPRNTVVPTKKSQIFSTASDNQPTVTIKVYEGERPLTKDNHLLGTFDLTGIPPAPRGVPQIEVTFEIDVNGILRVTAEDKGTGNKNKITITNDQNRLTPEEIERMVTDAERFADEDKRLKERIDARNELESYAYSLKNQIGDKEKLGGKLSDDDKEAIEKAVEEKIEWMESHQDAELEDFQAKKKELEEVVQPIISKLYGSAGGPPPEGADADQDKDEL from the exons ATGAAGCTGTTGTGGGTCGTAATGCTGCTAGTCGGCACTGCGGTCGCCGATGATGACGACAAGAAGGAGAACGTGGGAACTGTGATCGGAATTGACCTGGGGACCACATATTCATG TGTTGGAGTCTTCAAGAACGGTCGAGTGGAGATCATTGCCAATGACCAGGGTAACCGTATCACTCCTTCATACGTGGCCTTCACAAGTGAAGGTGAGCGTCTGATTGGTGATGCTGCCAAGAATCAGCTGACCTCTAACCCGGAGAACACTGTTTTTGATGCCAAGCGACTGATTGGTCGCACTTGGGGTGACTCGTCTGTGCAACAGGACATCAAGTACCTGCCCTTCAAA GTTACTGAGAAGAAGAGCAAGCCCCATATTCAGGTTGACATTGGTGGAGGTCAGATGAAGACATTTGCCCCTGAGGAAATCTCTGCCATGGTTTTGACCAAGATGAAGGAAACTGCTGAGGCCTACCTAGGCAAGAAG GTCACACATGCTGTGGTCACTGTCCCTGCCTATTTTAATGATGCCCAGCGCCAGGCCACTAAGGATGCTGGAACCATCGCTGGTTTGAATGTAATGAGAATCATCAACGAACC aACTGCTGCTGCCATTGCTTATGGCTTGGATAAGAGGGATGGTGAAAAGAACATTCTGGTGTTCGATCTGGGTGGTGGCACCTTTGACGTCTCCCTCCTGACCATTGACAATGGTGTGTTTGAAGTGGTGGCCACCAATGGTGACACTCATCTGGGAGGCGAGGACTTCGACCAGCGTGTCATGGAGCACTTCATCAAGCTGTACAAGAAGAAGACTGGCAAAGATGTTCGCAAAGACAACCGTGCTGTGCAGAAGTTGCGTCGTGAGGTTGAGAAGGCAAAAAGGGCTCTGTCAGCCCAGCACCAGGCTCGCATTGAGATTGAGTCCTTCTTTGAGGGAGAAGACTTCTCTGAGACCCTGACCCGTGCCAAGTTTGAAGAGCTGAACAtg GACCTTTTCCGTTCTACAATGAAGCCTGTGCAGAAGGTGCTGGAAGATGCTGACCTGAAGAAATCTGACATTGATGAAATTGTGCTTGTCGGAGGCTCCACACGTATCCCCAAAATCCAGCAGCTGGTAAAGGAGTTTTTCAATGGCAAAGAACCCTCAAGGGGTATCAACCCTGATGAGGCTGTGGCATATGGAGCTGCTGTGCAGGCTGGAGTTCTTTCTGGAGAGGAGAACACTG GTGATGTGGTTCTTCTGGATGTTTGCCCTCTGACTCTTGGTATTGAGACTGTTGGTGGTGTGATGACCAAACTGATCCCCAGAAACACAGTGGTGCCAACAAAGAAATCGCAGATCTTCTCCACAGCCTCTGATAATCAGCCTACTGTCACCATTAAAGTTTATGAAG GTGAACGTCCTTTGACAAAAGACAACCATCTGCTGGGCACCTTTGATCTGACCGGCATCCCCCCTGCCCCCCGTGGTGTTCCACAAATCGAAGTCACTTTTGAAATTGATGTCAACGGTATTCTGCGTGTCACTGCTGAAGATAAGGGCACTGGCAACAAGAACAAGATCACAATCACAAACGACCAGAATCGGTTGACTCCTGAGGAGATCGAGCGTATGGTGACCGATGCCGAGCGCTTTGCTGATGAAGACAAGAGGCTGAAGGAGAGGATCGATGCCCGTAATGAGCTGGAGAGCTACGCTTACTCTCTGAAGAACCAGATTGGTGACAAAGAGAAGCTTGGTGGCAAACTGTCAGATGACGACAAGGAGGCCATTGAAAAGGCTGTGGAGGAGAAGATTGAGTGGATGGAGTCGCACCAAGATGCTGAGCTGGAAGACTTCCAGGCCAAGAAaaaggagctggaggaggtggtTCAGCCAATTATCAGCAAGCTTTACGGTAGTGCAGGCGGTCCTCCGCCTGAGGGTGCTGATGCTGACCAAGATAAGGATGAGTTGTAG